Below is a window of Cygnus atratus isolate AKBS03 ecotype Queensland, Australia chromosome 3, CAtr_DNAZoo_HiC_assembly, whole genome shotgun sequence DNA.
GTGAAAGGAGTGATCTATTTGCTGCTCCTgattttttctgtcctattgTTTCAGTATCGCTAGCTTCAAAATAGCAAACCAGGCAAGTAATTACGGGCATAAATCAGAGGAGGGATCAATGGGAGGTCAGCACTGCTTTGCTCATAGCCTGGCTTTTCTCAGCTGTCTTTTTCTGAACAACAGAAGTATATTGCtgttatgtatgtatgtatgtagaaGTATGTATGCTGTTAATTTCGTGGAGATGGCAAAGCAGGGCTTAAAGAGGGGTGGGGAAGAAAGGCAGACAccacaaaagacaaaatttgcCCCGTCACATCTTCTGATTGCATTGCGAACCTCTCCTGGGTAGAAAATGAGCGAAGAGTAGGATGCTGCTCAAAGAGGGAGGTATTGCTAGTCCCGCACATGCCCTTTTTGAAGGACCATTCATGCTCCCCTGCCTCTGCTGGGGATAGTCAGGGCTCTAAAAAACAAGTCACTGCTGTAGTGGTAAGTCAGCTGGCTGAAACACAAAGCCTTCCATGTAAGCTAAATGCAGTGTGATTAAAAGGTATGACTCGGACTGTGTTTGCCTTTCTCGCCATCAATGCAGCCACCTCTCCAGAGGAGCTCACTGTGAGCTGTGACCCGATTAAAGCAATTACCACCTTGGTTTTTACAGCAGAGCCCTTCCCCACGGcctcccatccctgtccctggtCATCACATGTCATCAGCCTGCTTTGCatggaaacatttccttttagaCCCCGGTCCTGCACAGCCCTCTTTCACAGACGTTTCTTTGTTTTATCCCTTCggtgctgctcccccagcttTGGGTCAGGTTTTACAGGGATGTATTTCTGCTAACGCTGTCTCTGCCAGTGTCGCAGTGCAGGAAGGGCAGTGGCCAGGCTGGGCACCATGGCACGGGCAGCatgggcaggctgcagctcacGGAGGGACATCTCCTGGGGATGAACGGCCACAGGGACTTTGCTTAAAAACTAGGCGAGTTAAGGAAGGTACAACCTTCAGTACTTAGCTAAAGCgaatcagaaaagcaaatttgttTTCACTAGAACCACACTGATTTATGGCCCCGGCCATTAATCTGTACATCTTATTCTTGCAGAGTGTTTATAAACATGACGCAGTGCTCAATGGGAgtcagctgctgaaaaatggATGCAATCGCTTGTTACAGTCTTCAGATGGTACTAGCTAAAAATAGTTGGGCTTTCTTGAGGGACAGCTGTAACCAAGCACTGCTTGCTTCCCATCCCAACAGCTGCTTCAGTCCAGGTTGAGAagtgctgggcagggggcagtTTGCAGTATCAGGACACAACCAGGGCTACCACCTCATGGCATCCATCATGTGGATGTCCCAAAGCCATGCTCATGCACAGGGATTTACCATGTGTATTGTGAATAGGtaagtattatttttccatcCTCCCCACGTCTCTAATGCGAAGTCAATGAAGAAGCAATCCCTGGTGGTAATTCTGGCACACAGGAACGTACtgttgtgttaaaaaaaaaaaaaaaaaaaaaaaaagacctgttcATTATGCAACTTTCCACTCCAGCAGTTTGCTAAATATGTAGAAGTTAACACTGAATGAGATTTTTTAGCTTATCCATACTCGGCAAATCAGACTCTGCCTTCTAGCTTGCCTTGATGCAGACAACTGAATAACAGCAAATTTAGTCACAgcaactttttaaaacacaagtagtgcttttaaatgtctctgctaTTCAGTGCTGAACACCCACCTCTTAAATTGAGCTTTTTAGTAGTGTCTTGGGCTTGTATGCTGAATCTCAGCTTGTGGTGGCCACTGAATTTGAcccttttgtttcttcatttctgcatgtCCTGTTGTAAGTATTTTCTGGCAATGGTTTATTGTGAAGTATGTGACTGAAGAATGTGACACATCACTACGTGTATTTCTGGGTGAATCACAgacttattttctgttgttttgttggtcAGATACTAAATGAAAGTCATTtaatcaaagtaatttttttattcccaGACTATCGTTAGAGGAAATAAGCCCCGAAAGGATACTTCAATCAACGGCCTGCTGGAAGAGTTCGACAACATCTCCGTGACACGATCCAACTCCCTGCGGAAGGAAAGCCCTCCCACCCACCACCAGGGCAATGCCAACCATGTGCCGAGGCACCAGGAGGAGAACGGTTACATCACGTATTCCCAGTACTCCAGCGAGTCAGACACGACAACAGACTATGGCATGGAAAAGTACAGAGACAAGACTCTATACGGGGAAGAGTTTGACAGGTACTACAAAGGGGGCTATGCCGCCAAGCAGAACGGGCACATGATGAAGGTGACTTCCAGGGACATCTATTATTCAGAAGTGACGCCCCTGAAGTCAGACCTCTCCAGGTTCCTCCCAGATTACCAGGCACAAGTGGAGGCAAAGCCCAAACCGCTCGAATATGGAGGCCTAAAGCTGGAGTACCAGAGGATTCCCAGTGGATCCTCGCTGGACTACAGAGACCCCTTTCCTTACGCCCTGTCCCGAGCGTCAGTGCAGAGCGAGTGCCCCAAGGAGAGGCTGGAGTACAGCGACAGCGACTGGGGACACAGCCCAGGCAAGGACGACTACGACAAGAGACCAAAGTCGTCCTACGTGGACCCGGCGAGCCCTCAGCCAGCGATGAGGCAGAGGTCCAGGTCGGGCTCTGGTCTGCAAGAGCCAGCCATGCCCTATGGGGCAAGCGCGTTTAAAGCACACCAGCAAGGACACTCCTACAGCTCCTACACCTACCCCCGCTTGTCCGAAACTGCAGCAGGCATCCCCAAGGTAACGTTAAGGGCCCTGGTGATGGTGCTACCAGGACAGGGAAATTCCAAAACAGGAATGCAAAAAATTGGGCATGTGCAGAATATTAAGGGCACAAAGTACCAAATGCGGCTGGTGGCATCCCCAGGAGCTATGCAGCCATGAGATGGTTGTGGTGGGTGTGAAAACCCACCCACTTTTCTTGGGTATCTGAAAACAGACATCATGGACCAGTGGTTTAAGATACTGCTCTTCCAAAGTTACTCAAAGAGCAGTTTAGAAGTGCCTAACTTTCATGGGTTTTACCTGGGATTTCCAAAAGCCCCAAGTTCTGTGGCAGTTCTTGTTGCACCAGGAGTTCATGTGCCAATGCAGATCTTGGCAGGAGCTGAAAAAACAGTCTGGTTTGAGAATCAGattctttttgcatttgaacCGTTACTGCTGACATCTCTGTGCTGCTTAGAAAAGCGTTGCTGCTCTGTTGGGGAAGCGCAGCCACAAGCCCAGCATGTGTGtgaggcagaggagctgcctgcagctcacccagcagtgccagcccaCACAGCCACAAGGCTGTAACGCTCTGTGTGCATTACAGGGTTTGTTAACACTCTGCTGCTAATGAGGGCAGGGGCTTACCcctctctgcttcattttttaagcagtgaaataaaattacagtcTCTTCTCTCACCCAACACAGCTGTAGttaacaacaattaaaaaagaaacaggctcAGGATGCAAAAGAGCAGCTCAGATGTGATACCTACCAGCAGCTCTTCTATAGATGCTGTGGCCTGCTCAGCCTCCTCTGAGTCACACGAGGAATATCATCCATGAGGCCACCTCGCCATACTTCCCGTAGCTCGCTGGTTTGTCCAGCTGAGGGAATAGCTCTCGCTCACCCATCAGGCACATCGCTCCGATGATGACCCGCTCGGTTATTAGATGGAAAAGCCTTACTAGATGACGGATGCCTTATTAGATGACATCCAATATTCTGCAAGAGGGGGTTTTCCTTCAGTGTAGATTGCGCTGAGCATTACCGGGTTCCCTTAGCAACAGGCACCAAGATGAGAGCACATTTCCCAGGGCTGGAATGGCCCTGGTGTGCCGGGACATGCCAGATGTGCTGAGGTTGGCAGTCGTCAAGCGCCACCATCCCTTCTGCTGTTCAGTGGTGATGTGAACAGCACATTTTCGTACGAGCTGTGAGCGCTGAGAACCTGGTCCTGGGCAGCTTCAGCCCCAGAAGTCGTCCCGTAGCCTGATACCAGAGGCGTGCACTTAGCCTTTGTCTACTTTGTAATGCCGAGGTGCAGAGTTCTCATCAGTGCCCTGTGGTAAAAtgaaacaacacttttttttttttttttttttttttttaaatatggattGCATTAAAGCACAAATTTGGGCTTTTGAGTTTGAGGGTAAATTATGGGGGGAGCAGAAAAGTGACCACATCTCCTCCTGTGCCTTTTCTGAGCTTGGGCTATGGTGAGAGGGCTGCGTGTGTGCAGTTACCTGTGTGCAGGAGTGAGGTGTTAAAGTACGAGTTCTGGAAGTTGTGAGGAAAGCCTGAGATGGGCTATCTgccatttccttcctttaaagCAATCATTCTGTCAGAGTTCAGAAAGAAGAAGGACAAATCCACCGATAATTCAAAGATTCTcttgtgcctgctgctgccagttcTACAGCATTCAGGAGGGCTGAAGGCTGAGATATATTTTACAGGGCTCTGAGCACTCCAGACAGCTTGAAAAATACCCCATTAAAATGCAGTAAcaacttttataaaaaaaagatgcctcCATGCAAGATTCATTGTGAGCTGTTTCCCCCTTAGAGCATCAAAAACACTCCTACGGGCTCGGTACGTTGAAACTCGATGATTCACTGCTAAATGCAGCAGTTCCAGTCCCCAAACgcatccacagctcctgggAGCGAACAACAGTTCCGTGCCTTGGCTGATTGTTGAGGAGGCTTCTTTTCAAGGGGGCATTAGTAAGATAATGATTCATTAAATGGGTTTACTAAATGAGAATCGGGGCTTGGATCAGATATTGTACAAATGAGATTGGctttaaagaatatttaaaaggggaaaaaatgtaagctCTGAAAAAGTCTGCAGGCACAAATGTATGGCTTCAAATTGCATTTACCAAAAGTTTTGGCGTGTAAATGAAGAGCAGACATAGTTCAGTGTTAGGTGCAGGTGATAGAAGGAGGATAAATCAAACAAGTGCCCTGATCCCTCAGGTTTCGGATGTCTTTCATCAGGAGGCTTCAGCAGCGCTGGGCTGGGCGCAGCCGTGCGGTGGGAACACAGGCGTACGAAGCTGAAGGCTCAGATTCGTTTCCCTCGCTGATCTCCCCCCCTGTCCCTCGCCACTTTCCTGTCCCCGCAGAATCGCTCCTGTATCATTTGGGTGCCGCTGGTGCCTGTGCTGGTGTTAACCCCGTCCCTTTTTGTTCGAGGGAGTCACCTCAGTGCTGCCACACAATCCCAAACCCATCCCACCAAGTCTACGTACTGCACGAAGGTCTCCTCCTATTTCTGGGCAGTCTGTAGTGCAAGTTTTTCCTTTACCCTCCTCTTCAACCCAGGCCCTTTTGAACTGCAGCCTGTTATTTTGAAGCTCCTTTGCCATCACTTTTTTGCAGTGGTTCCCCGTGACCCTTTCCTGTCCTTCCTGCCAGGGGCCGTGGTTCCTGCTCTCCCCGTCTTTGCCCCATAGTGCTGCACCAGGGCAGAGGTCTCGCTCTCACCTGGCcgcagctcagcactgctgtttcCCTGCTGTATTTTGCAGGCACTATGCACCAGCAGGAAGTTTACAGCCCAGTGAAGGCAGAACCAGGCCTTTACCATCAGGAgccctctccttttttccctatttttccaTTCATGTGCCAGGAGCTTTCCACAGACACTGCCATGAATGGAACAGGGAGTTTCTGAGATTTTCACTGGCAAAGCTCTGGAGAGTAACCTTGTCCCTTGCAATCTCCGTGTTATTTACAGCCCGTCCCTTCCACACCTTTTATTTCAGCAAACTGAAACCTAATCcaactgaaatgtattttacatttcctgAGAGGCGACCCCACCTCACCAGGGGCTGCCTGCCCCTGAGGAAGGTGCCGGCTCTGGCTGGAGGGCTGTGGTTGCCATCACCGCCGCAGTCCGTCTCGCCAGCATTTGTGCTTTCGGCGACTGCAGATCACCCGGTGACAGTCGAGGGTAACATATTTGCCCAAGCAGACCATGCTACGGGGCAAGATATCCCGTATGAACACGGGGGTGTTCCCAGAACATGCACAACAGGATGGGTACTGCTGTCATCAGCCTGGGAACTACAGTGAGTTTGCACACGGCGTTGTTTCCACCTTTAGCAGCAAAAATTGTCTGCTGAAGGGCTCTGGGTGGTGCTGCGAGGCAGCCAAGTGAcccatgcagagcagcagggcacTGCGGAGCTGTGATGGATGGCGTGTCACAGCCTCATCTGCCCCCTTGACCTGATGGTGtaggagagcagggctgcttttttcctctcctttgtaGTATTTAAAGGCTTTCCTTTCAGTAGGTAATTGCATTCAGTAGCAGAAGTGGAATTATGAGTGGAATAAGTGTGTTCAATTTTGCCATGATGTGAAGGACTGCATGTGGATACAGCCTGGGAGGAGAGATGGGGCTGATTTGGTCACTTGGGCTCCTGTGTTTTTGTAGGATTGCATGGCGTTCAGGTAGTGCCTGGGTTTACATTGTGCTGCAAGTTGGTTGCGAAATGCTAACTTTGAAAAGCTTTCGATAATTTGGAGAAAGACTGCTCGACcccagaattttctttttaaaatgtcagcgCAGGACATGCTCAGAAACAGCAGGCATGGGTGAAGCCCGGGCTCAGTTCATTGGTACGGATTTATCTAGCTTAAATTTCTACACTGGGCTTTTCacatcttaatttaaaaaatagtttttttataGTCTAATCACTAATTTACGTGGCTCTGCGTACGTAGATCTATAGGACAGGGTAACTgagctcccctccctcccccgaAGCATCGGAGCACTTCTCTGCGTTAATCAGCTTGGCAGCTGTAATGTCCTGTGTGCAATTCGTGATGCCTCTCACCCCCTTCTGTTTACAGCTACTGCCCCGAATCACCTGTACATGCCATTTATACCAAAACAGCCTCCTGGGGGGCAGATGCCCACTCCTGGGACGCGTTGGATGCAGGTGCGTtgtggctgggagctgtggctgcGCCTCGctcactgcagcaggagggaaccCTGAGGACAGCCCCTGTGCCGAGGCGCTCCCCCTTCCCACTAAGCCTCACGCACGAGGAAGAGACGAGCACGCCCAGCTCCCACACGATACAGCGCTGCACGCCGAGCCTTCTCTCCCCGCACCCAGGCTGGAAACTCCTCCTCGCTTCGCAGCGGGGCGCAGTGATAAATGGATGCTGcggcagatttttttctttttcttttttttttttttgcagtcttaGCATAAAATGGTCAAATGATGTTCCACCGCAGAATTCAATTTCACAGTTCAGTTGGGTCCTTGATTACACTGCCAAATTCAGATTAATGTGCGTTTAACTAACATGGATCAGGGGCTCctggccagcagccagcagcagtaGTAGCAGCCGGGAGCTGTGTcggctctgctgctctgtccaCCCCTGCGCGCCGCCACTGAAATTGATTGATTAAATGAATTCATTGCCGTAATTATTTGTAATTGTGCTACACTGTGAGCCTGTGTCTGAccacccccccgcccctcgATGCTCCACGTGTCATCAGGAGTCACATGTGTTACATATCAATGTGGAGATGCTGTTTTctggtgaaaaggaaaaacatattcTTGTTTTGGGTGCATTTTTTGTCTTACATCCTTTTTTATGTTTGGATGGAGaccaagtgttttgtttgtgaagGTGCAGTATTCATCTGCTTGCAGTGTGAGATGCTTAGAGAAGCTTgggagaataaaagaaaagaaaggaaccTGCAAATGACAAGGGCCTCCCACCGGGATAATCTCCTTGCGATTGTCTctgatttcagatgaaaattagCAGTTTCGTGACACCGCAGTTAAGTAGTATGTCACTCCGGAAAATGATTTAAGAAAAGGTAAATTGAATTAGTCTCCTTGTCACGACTTGCTCAGAGGAAGTCCCTCTGTAAACTCCACCGAGTGGCTCTCATCTCTCATCCCAAACAGGTCGCGTGCTCGCCTAATGGTAACTCCCTGGGATTTACCTTGTACCATGAATTtggtgctgctttgctgtttgctttgtggtcTGCAGCTCTCCCCATGCTGCTGCATTGCTGTGGTCGCGGTGTCCTGCAGCCCGGCTCCTGCGTGTGGGGATAGCAGGGAAGACCCTGCTATTTAAAGCTGTACAGGGctcaaaagaggaaagaaaaaaatgaaacaggataAGGgctgcatctgctctgtggtggctccaccagcagccagcaatggggcagggcaggggcgaTGGGCATTCCAGAGTAGCAGCCTCCACAAGAGGGTGGAAAGGGGTTGTTCTTGAGTcaccagagaaaagcagaaggactAAAGCTGAGAGTCGAAACCTGGAAACTGGTATCTGAAAGGAAAGGTGTGAATTTGAATTTGCTTCTATTCAGTTTGCTTTTGAATGGGCTTCTAGTTGTGACTGGGATGGATTATTGGAGGAGTTGGCCCAGAGAACCTGCAAGGAACTGCAAATACagagtaaatacatttttggagCCTATGCTGTCACTAAACAAAGATTAGGATATCTACAAATGGGTACCTGGACATAAAAATGGGTACCAGCAGTGTTTGTGGACAAGAACGGGTCCATGCAGGAGCATGCTTTGCTGGCACCCCACTGAGCACGTTTGGGGTGCTGAGCACGAGCTGAGTGGTGAGGGCTGGCTGCAAACCCATCTCTGCACCCACGTTCATCATCTGCTTTTGTGTTGCAGGTGGATTACGACCGAGCGCAGCTGGTAGTCAGCCCGCCGCTCTCCGGGTCGGACACCTACCCAAGGGGCCCAGTAAAGCTACCTCAAAGTCAAAGCAAAGTCAGCTACTCCAGCAGCAGCTACCAGTACCCTCTGGTCTACCACAAAGCGTCCCACTATCACCAGCCACCCCTCCAGCCCGGCTCTCCCTATATTTCCACCGCCTCCTACCCCAGCTCCCCGAGTATCACATCAAGTGCTTACCCTCCGCCCAGCTGGGGCTCCTCCTCGGACCAGCAGCCCTCCAGGGTGTCCCACGAACAGTTCCGAGCCGCCCTGCAGCTGGTCGTCagccccggtgacccccgggaGTACCTGGACAACTTCATCAAGATCGGGGAGGGCTCCACGGGGATTGTCTGCATCGCCACCGAGAAGCACACGGGCAAGCAAGTGGCCGTGAAGAAGATGGATCTcaggaagcagcagagaagggaGTTGCTCTTCAATGAGGTGCGTTGCTTCGGGTAGTGTGGCGTGAGACGTGGACTGAGGGCCCACTGTGGCcctaatttctttctaaaataggTGCTGAGTCCTGTGCTCGTCTGTGGTGTCTAAAATAACCAGACCGGTTTCAGATGAGCTACATCTCCTCCTGGCTTTAAACTTATAATATGGTGGAAAGTCACAGAGAACAACTAAGAAATCTATCAGCTGATCCATACAGCATATCAGCTGCACAGACATAGCCCAGTTGCCTTTTTCACACCGTTTTCTGGTAGAGTTTATTCTTTGAGGTGGAGGATCCAGACTAACCCGACTATCTAAGAAGCATATGCACCGTACTCGGACATACACATACTTATTtactccttccttcccctcctaaCCATTTGCTTTCTTGTGGGTTAATAAGCAAAGAGCTGACTGTCCCACATCTCCTGAGAGATTATAGCCAGTTCAGAGACCACTACTGTTTATGTAGAATTGTTTTCCCcatgttcattattttaaatttaagagcACCGATTTTCCTTTGCCGTTTTTTCATGAGTTTGTTTGGTGCTGTGGGTTCCTTCTGCAATGTGAAGAGTTTCTCCTTTTCAATTCTTACCCTCCCATAGACATTAGTGCTGTGTATACTACGCTCTTTTCGAGATCACTTACTTACAG
It encodes the following:
- the PAK5 gene encoding serine/threonine-protein kinase PAK 5; translated protein: MFGKKKKRLEISGPSNFEHRVHTGFDHREQKFTGLPQQWHSLLADTANRPKPMVDPSCITPIQLAPMKTIVRGNKPRKDTSINGLLEEFDNISVTRSNSLRKESPPTHHQGNANHVPRHQEENGYITYSQYSSESDTTTDYGMEKYRDKTLYGEEFDRYYKGGYAAKQNGHMMKVTSRDIYYSEVTPLKSDLSRFLPDYQAQVEAKPKPLEYGGLKLEYQRIPSGSSLDYRDPFPYALSRASVQSECPKERLEYSDSDWGHSPGKDDYDKRPKSSYVDPASPQPAMRQRSRSGSGLQEPAMPYGASAFKAHQQGHSYSSYTYPRLSETAAGIPKVDYDRAQLVVSPPLSGSDTYPRGPVKLPQSQSKVSYSSSSYQYPLVYHKASHYHQPPLQPGSPYISTASYPSSPSITSSAYPPPSWGSSSDQQPSRVSHEQFRAALQLVVSPGDPREYLDNFIKIGEGSTGIVCIATEKHTGKQVAVKKMDLRKQQRRELLFNEVVIMRDYHHENVVDMYNSYLVGDELWVVMEFLEGGALTDIVTHTRMNEEQIATVCLSVLRALSYLHNQGVIHRDIKSDSILLTSDGRIKLSDFGFCAQVSKEVPRRKSLVGTPYWMAPEVISRMPYGTEVDIWSLGIMVIEMIDGEPPYFNEPPLQAMRRIRDNLPPRVKDMHKVSSVLRGFLDLMLVREPSQRATAQELLRHPFLKLAGPPSCIVPLMRQHRHR